One genomic segment of Agelaius phoeniceus isolate bAgePho1 chromosome 32, bAgePho1.hap1, whole genome shotgun sequence includes these proteins:
- the PNPLA6 gene encoding patatin-like phospholipase domain-containing protein 6 isoform X1 gives MGQSESQPEAEGSVLRGLLAVFSREQLPTRAVLGTLLALAVAVMAVAVLGWWLRHKKVPAQEPPRYRFRKRDKVLFYSRKIMRKVSQSTSSLVDVTPASGATRPRSRKKLKMLSIAKKVSASFLRIQKEPPTLQLKEPPPSVLEADLTEFDVASSHLPSEVLYMLKNVRVLGHFEKPLFLELCKHMVFQQCQQGEDVFRPGQPDSSIYVLQEGKLELLLTEADGKETVMKEVFPGDSVHSLLSILDVITGHQRPYRTVCARAAEDSTVLRLPVEAFSAVFEKYPESLVRVVQIIMVRLQRVTFLALHNYLGLTNELFSHDMQPLRLFPQPGHATRTSPVRHSKRSLGSTDEGRDTAELMKANGLETPPPPPLLSRCISMPVDISGIQKAPRSDFDMAYERGRISVSLQEDSTGTFGQVSQEPKERKSVTLEEQPSGVYHYSSCEEDAASGTGTGMGTGTCPFGPYQGRQTSDIFEEAKRELIKLMKVEDPSLLNNRVLLHHAKGGTVIARQGDQDVSLHFVLWGCLHVYQRMIDKEEDVCLFLTQPGELVGQLAVLTGEPLIFTIKANRDCTFLKISKSDFYEIMREQPSVVLSVAHTVAARMSPFVRQMDFAIDWMAVEAGRALYRQGDKSDCTYIVLNGRLRSVIQKGSGKKELVGEYGRGDLVGVVEALTRQPRATTVHAVRDTELAKLPEGTLNNIKRRYPQVVTRLIHLLSQKILGNLQQLRGPFAGPGLGMTSSSEPINPTSNLSTVAVLPVCEEVPMAAFTLELQHALNAIGPTLLLTSDIIRARLGSSALESIQEYRLSGWLAQQEDLHRIVLYQTDCTLTPWTLRCIRQADCVLIVGLGDQEPALGELEQMLENTAVRALKQLVLLHREDGAGPARTVEWLNMRTWCSGHLHIRCPRRVFSRRSPAKLREMYEKVFEKSADRHSDFSRLARVLTGNTIALVLGGGGARGCSHIGVIKAMEESGIPIDLVGGTSIGAFIGALYAEERSAVRTKQRAREWARCMNSVFETVLDLTYPITSMFSGSAFNASINRVFQDKQIEDLWLPYFNVTTDITASAMRVHTDGSLWRYVRASMTLSGYLPPLCDPKDGNLLMDGGYINNLPADIARNMGAKTVIAIDVGSQDETDLCNYGDSLSGWWLLWKRLNPWAEKVKVPDMAEIQSRLAYVSCVRQLEVVKSSSYCEYIRPPIDRFKTMDFGKFDEIYDVGYQHGKLVFEGWSRGDVIEKMVQDRRSADFYESKRMDVPTCPSAGFTDLAEIVSRIEPAQSYLSDGYGDEESDYLTEYEDEGPESLRGEEDAAEWGSAEAEEEKSLRHRPSTAGTPPPAPADPDGF, from the exons GTGTCCCAGTCCACGTCCTCGCTGGTGGATGTCACCCCGGCCAGCGGCGCCACGCGGCCCCGCAGCCGCAAGAAGCTCAAGATGCTGAGCATCGCCAAGAA ggtctcGGCCAGCTTCCTGCGCATCCAGAAGGAGCCGCCCACgctgcagctgaaggagccGCCGCCCTCGGTGCTGGAGGCCGACCTGACCGAGTTCGACGTGGCCTCGTCACACCTGCCCTCCGAGGTGCTCTACATGCTCAAGAACGTCCG GGTGCTGGGGCACTTTGAGAAGCCGCtgttcctggagctgtgcaAGCACATGGTgttccagcagtgccagcagggcgAGGACGTGTTCCGCCCCGGCCAGCCCGACAGCAGCATCTACGTCCTGCAGGAGGGcaagctggagctgctgctcaccGAGGCg gacGGGAAGGAGACGGTGATGAAGGAGGTgttccctggggacagcgtccACAGCCTGCTCAGCATCCTCGACGTCATCACG ggccaccagcgGCCGTACCGCACCGTGTGCGCCCGTGCCGCCGAGGACTCCACGGTGCTGCGCCTGCCAGTCGAGGCCTTCTCCGCCGTCTTTGAGAAGtaccctgagagcctggtcagggtggtgcag ATCATCATGGTGCGGCTGCAGCGCGTCACCTTCCTGGCCTTGCACAACTACCTGGGCCTGACCAACGAGCTCTTCAGCCAC GACATGCAGCCCCTGCGGCTCTTCCCTCAGCCCGGCCACGCCACGCGCACCAGCCCCGTCCGGCACAGCAAGCGCAGCCTGGGCAGCACCGACGAGGGCCGGGACACCG ctgagctgatgAAAGCCAATGGCCTGGagacgccgccgccgccgccgctgctgaGCCGCTGCATCTCCATGCCCGTGGACATCTCCG GCATCCAGAAGGCTCCGCGCTCCGATTTCGACATGGCCTACGAGCGCGGGCGCATCTcggtgtccctgcaggaggacAGCACCGGCACCTTCGGGCAG gtgtcccaggagcCCAAGGAGCGCAAGTCGGTGacgctggaggagcagccctcgGGGGTCTACCACTACAGCTCCTGCGAGGAGGACGCAGCCtcggggacagggacggggatggggacagggacgtgTCCCTTCGGGCCCTACCAGGGCCGCCAGACCAGCGACATCTTCGAGGAGGCCAAGCGGGAGCTCATCAAGCTCATGAAGGTCGAG GACCCTTCTCTGCTCAACAACCGCGTCCTGCTCCACCACGCCAAGGGCGGCACCGTCATCGCCCGCCAGGGTGAccag GACGTGAGCCTGCACTTcgtgctctggggctgcctgcACGTGTACCAGCGCATGATCGACAAGGAGGAGGACGTGTGCCTGTTCCTGACGCAGCCCGGCGAGCTGGTGGgacagctggctgtgctcaCGGGAGAGCCCCTCATCTTCACCATCAAGGCCAACCGTGACTGCACCTTCCTCAAGATCTCCAAGTCCGACTTCTACGA GATCATGCGGGAGCAGCCCAGCGTGGTGCTGAGCGTGGCCCACACCGTGGCCGCCCGCATGTCGCCCTTCGTGCGCCAGATGGACTTTGCCATCGACTGGATGGCCGTGGAGGCCGGCCGGGCGCTCTACAG gcagggggACAAGTCAGACTGCACCTACATCGTGCTCAACGGGCGGCTGCGCTCCGTCATCCAGAAGGGCAGCGGCAAGAAGGAGCTGGTGGGCGAGTACGGCCGCGGCGACCTCGTGGGCGTG GTGGAGGCGCTGACGCGGCAGCCCCGGGCCACCACGGTGCACGCGGTGAGGGACACGGAGCTGGCCAAGCTGCCCGAGGGGACCCTCAACAACATCAAGCGCCGGTACCCGCAG GTGGTCACCCGCCTCATCCACCTCCTGAGCCAGAAGATCCTGGGGAACCTCCAGCAGCTCCGCGGGCCCTTCGCAG ggcctggcctgggcaTGACCTCCAGCTCGGAGCCCATCAACCCCACCAGCAACCTCTCGACGGTGGCGGTGCTGCCCGTGTGCGAGGAGGTGCCCATGGCAGCCTTCacgctggagctgcagcacgCGCTCAACGCCATTG GCCCCACGCTGCTCCTCACCAGCGACATCATCCGCGCCCGCCTGGGCTCCTCGGCTCTGGAGAG CATCCAGGAGTACCGGCTGTCCGGGTGGCTGGCGCAGCAGGAGGACCTGCACCGCATCGTGCTCTACCAGACCGACTGCACGCTGACCCCCTGGACGCTGCGCTGCATCCGCCAGGCCGACTGCGTCCTCATCGTGGGGCTGGGCGACCAGGAGCCGGCCCTGGGAGAG ctggagcagatgcTGGAGAACACGGCGGTGCGGgcgctgaagcagctggtgctgctgcaccGTGAGGACGGCGCCGGCCCGGCGCGCACGGTCGAGTGGCTCAACATGCGCACCTGGTGCTCGGGCCACCTGCACATCCGCTGCCCTCGCCGCGTCTTCTCGCGCCGCAGCCCCGCCAAGCTG CGGGAGATGTACGAGAAGGTGTTCGAGAAGAGCGCCGACCGGCACAGCGACTTCTCGCGCCTGGCGCGCGTGCTCACCGGCAACACCATCGCCCTGGTGctgggcggcggcggggccag GGGCTGCTCACACATCGGGGTCATCAAGGCCATGGAGGAGTCGGGGATCCCCATCGACCTCGTGGGGGGCACCTCCATCGGCGCCTTCATCGGCGCGCTCTACGCCGAGGAGCGCAGCGCCGTGCGCACCAAGCAGCGGGCACGGGAGTGGGCCAGG tgCATGAATTCTGTTTTTGAGACCGTGCTGGACCTCACCTACCCCATCACCTCCATGTTCTCGGGCTCGGCCTTCAACGCCAGCATCAACCGAGTCTTCCAGGACAAACAGATCGAG GACCTGTGGCTGCCCTACTTCAACGTCACCACGGACATCACGGCCTCGGCCATGCGGGTGCACACGGACG GCTCGCTCTGGCGCTACGTGCGCGCCAGCATGACCCTCTCGGGGTACCTGCCCCCGCTCTGCGACCCCAAGGACGGCAACCTCCTGATGGACGGGGGGTACATCAACAACCTGCCAG CCGACATCGCGCGCAACATGGGCGCCAAGACGGTGATCGCCATCGACGTGGGCAGCCAGGATGAGACCGACCTGTGCAACTACGGCGACTCCCTGTCCGGATGGTGGCTCCTCTGGAAGCGCCTCAACCCCTGGGCCGAGAAGGTCAAG GTGCCCGACATGGCGGAGATCCAGTCCCGCCTGGCCTACGTGTCGTGCGTGCGGCAGCTCGAGGTGGTCAAGTCCAGCTCCTACTGCGAGTACATCCGGCCGCCCATCGACCGCTTCAAGACCATGGACTTCGGCAAGTTCGACGAGATCTAC gatgtGGGGTACCAGCACGGCAAGCTGGTGTTCGAGGGCTGGAGCCGCGGGGACGTCATCGAGAAGATGGTCCAGGACCGGCGCTCGGCCGACTTCTACGAGAGCAAACGCATGGAC GTGCCCACCTGTCCGAGCGCCGGTTTCACAGACCTGGCTGAGATCGTGTCGCGCATCGAGCCCGCCCAGTCCTACCTGTCCGACGGCTACGGCGACG aggAGTCCGATTACCTGACCGAGTACGAGGACGAGGGCCCGGAGTCGCTGCGGGGCGAGGAGGATGCGGCCGAGTGGGGCAGCGCCGAGGCC gaggaggagaagtCCCTTCGGCACCGCCCGAGCACGGCTGGGacccccccgcccgcccctgcGGACCCCGACGGCTTCTGA
- the PNPLA6 gene encoding patatin-like phospholipase domain-containing protein 6 isoform X2, with protein sequence MGQSESQPEAEGSVLRGLLAVFSREQLPTRAVLGTLLALAVAVMAVAVLGWWLRHKKVPAQEPPRYRFRKRDKVLFYSRKIMRKVSQSTSSLVDVTPASGATRPRSRKKLKMLSIAKKVSASFLRIQKEPPTLQLKEPPPSVLEADLTEFDVASSHLPSEVLYMLKNVRVLGHFEKPLFLELCKHMVFQQCQQGEDVFRPGQPDSSIYVLQEGKLELLLTEADGKETVMKEVFPGDSVHSLLSILDVITGHQRPYRTVCARAAEDSTVLRLPVEAFSAVFEKYPESLVRVVQIIMVRLQRVTFLALHNYLGLTNELFSHDMQPLRLFPQPGHATRTSPVRHSKRSLGSTDEGRDTAELMKANGLETPPPPPLLSRCISMPVDISGIQKAPRSDFDMAYERGRISVSLQEDSTGTFGQVSQEPKERKSVTLEEQPSGVYHYSSCEEDAASGTGTGMGTGTCPFGPYQGRQTSDIFEEAKRELIKLMKVEDPSLLNNRVLLHHAKGGTVIARQGDQDVSLHFVLWGCLHVYQRMIDKEEDVCLFLTQPGELVGQLAVLTGEPLIFTIKANRDCTFLKISKSDFYEIMREQPSVVLSVAHTVAARMSPFVRQMDFAIDWMAVEAGRALYRQGDKSDCTYIVLNGRLRSVIQKGSGKKELVGEYGRGDLVGVVEALTRQPRATTVHAVRDTELAKLPEGTLNNIKRRYPQVVTRLIHLLSQKILGNLQQLRGPFAGPGLGMTSSSEPINPTSNLSTVAVLPVCEEVPMAAFTLELQHALNAIGPTLLLTSDIIRARLGSSALESIQEYRLSGWLAQQEDLHRIVLYQTDCTLTPWTLRCIRQADCVLIVGLGDQEPALGELEQMLENTAVRALKQLVLLHREDGAGPARTVEWLNMRTWCSGHLHIRCPRRVFSRRSPAKLREMYEKVFEKSADRHSDFSRLARVLTGNTIALVLGGGGARGCSHIGVIKAMEESGIPIDLVGGTSIGAFIGALYAEERSAVRTKQRAREWARCMNSVFETVLDLTYPITSMFSGSAFNASINRVFQDKQIEDLWLPYFNVTTDITASAMRVHTDGSLWRYVRASASYTPYLPPLCDPKDSHWLVDGCYVNNVPADIARNMGAKTVIAIDVGSQDETDLCNYGDSLSGWWLLWKRLNPWAEKVKVPDMAEIQSRLAYVSCVRQLEVVKSSSYCEYIRPPIDRFKTMDFGKFDEIYDVGYQHGKLVFEGWSRGDVIEKMVQDRRSADFYESKRMDVPTCPSAGFTDLAEIVSRIEPAQSYLSDGYGDEESDYLTEYEDEGPESLRGEEDAAEWGSAEAEEEKSLRHRPSTAGTPPPAPADPDGF encoded by the exons GTGTCCCAGTCCACGTCCTCGCTGGTGGATGTCACCCCGGCCAGCGGCGCCACGCGGCCCCGCAGCCGCAAGAAGCTCAAGATGCTGAGCATCGCCAAGAA ggtctcGGCCAGCTTCCTGCGCATCCAGAAGGAGCCGCCCACgctgcagctgaaggagccGCCGCCCTCGGTGCTGGAGGCCGACCTGACCGAGTTCGACGTGGCCTCGTCACACCTGCCCTCCGAGGTGCTCTACATGCTCAAGAACGTCCG GGTGCTGGGGCACTTTGAGAAGCCGCtgttcctggagctgtgcaAGCACATGGTgttccagcagtgccagcagggcgAGGACGTGTTCCGCCCCGGCCAGCCCGACAGCAGCATCTACGTCCTGCAGGAGGGcaagctggagctgctgctcaccGAGGCg gacGGGAAGGAGACGGTGATGAAGGAGGTgttccctggggacagcgtccACAGCCTGCTCAGCATCCTCGACGTCATCACG ggccaccagcgGCCGTACCGCACCGTGTGCGCCCGTGCCGCCGAGGACTCCACGGTGCTGCGCCTGCCAGTCGAGGCCTTCTCCGCCGTCTTTGAGAAGtaccctgagagcctggtcagggtggtgcag ATCATCATGGTGCGGCTGCAGCGCGTCACCTTCCTGGCCTTGCACAACTACCTGGGCCTGACCAACGAGCTCTTCAGCCAC GACATGCAGCCCCTGCGGCTCTTCCCTCAGCCCGGCCACGCCACGCGCACCAGCCCCGTCCGGCACAGCAAGCGCAGCCTGGGCAGCACCGACGAGGGCCGGGACACCG ctgagctgatgAAAGCCAATGGCCTGGagacgccgccgccgccgccgctgctgaGCCGCTGCATCTCCATGCCCGTGGACATCTCCG GCATCCAGAAGGCTCCGCGCTCCGATTTCGACATGGCCTACGAGCGCGGGCGCATCTcggtgtccctgcaggaggacAGCACCGGCACCTTCGGGCAG gtgtcccaggagcCCAAGGAGCGCAAGTCGGTGacgctggaggagcagccctcgGGGGTCTACCACTACAGCTCCTGCGAGGAGGACGCAGCCtcggggacagggacggggatggggacagggacgtgTCCCTTCGGGCCCTACCAGGGCCGCCAGACCAGCGACATCTTCGAGGAGGCCAAGCGGGAGCTCATCAAGCTCATGAAGGTCGAG GACCCTTCTCTGCTCAACAACCGCGTCCTGCTCCACCACGCCAAGGGCGGCACCGTCATCGCCCGCCAGGGTGAccag GACGTGAGCCTGCACTTcgtgctctggggctgcctgcACGTGTACCAGCGCATGATCGACAAGGAGGAGGACGTGTGCCTGTTCCTGACGCAGCCCGGCGAGCTGGTGGgacagctggctgtgctcaCGGGAGAGCCCCTCATCTTCACCATCAAGGCCAACCGTGACTGCACCTTCCTCAAGATCTCCAAGTCCGACTTCTACGA GATCATGCGGGAGCAGCCCAGCGTGGTGCTGAGCGTGGCCCACACCGTGGCCGCCCGCATGTCGCCCTTCGTGCGCCAGATGGACTTTGCCATCGACTGGATGGCCGTGGAGGCCGGCCGGGCGCTCTACAG gcagggggACAAGTCAGACTGCACCTACATCGTGCTCAACGGGCGGCTGCGCTCCGTCATCCAGAAGGGCAGCGGCAAGAAGGAGCTGGTGGGCGAGTACGGCCGCGGCGACCTCGTGGGCGTG GTGGAGGCGCTGACGCGGCAGCCCCGGGCCACCACGGTGCACGCGGTGAGGGACACGGAGCTGGCCAAGCTGCCCGAGGGGACCCTCAACAACATCAAGCGCCGGTACCCGCAG GTGGTCACCCGCCTCATCCACCTCCTGAGCCAGAAGATCCTGGGGAACCTCCAGCAGCTCCGCGGGCCCTTCGCAG ggcctggcctgggcaTGACCTCCAGCTCGGAGCCCATCAACCCCACCAGCAACCTCTCGACGGTGGCGGTGCTGCCCGTGTGCGAGGAGGTGCCCATGGCAGCCTTCacgctggagctgcagcacgCGCTCAACGCCATTG GCCCCACGCTGCTCCTCACCAGCGACATCATCCGCGCCCGCCTGGGCTCCTCGGCTCTGGAGAG CATCCAGGAGTACCGGCTGTCCGGGTGGCTGGCGCAGCAGGAGGACCTGCACCGCATCGTGCTCTACCAGACCGACTGCACGCTGACCCCCTGGACGCTGCGCTGCATCCGCCAGGCCGACTGCGTCCTCATCGTGGGGCTGGGCGACCAGGAGCCGGCCCTGGGAGAG ctggagcagatgcTGGAGAACACGGCGGTGCGGgcgctgaagcagctggtgctgctgcaccGTGAGGACGGCGCCGGCCCGGCGCGCACGGTCGAGTGGCTCAACATGCGCACCTGGTGCTCGGGCCACCTGCACATCCGCTGCCCTCGCCGCGTCTTCTCGCGCCGCAGCCCCGCCAAGCTG CGGGAGATGTACGAGAAGGTGTTCGAGAAGAGCGCCGACCGGCACAGCGACTTCTCGCGCCTGGCGCGCGTGCTCACCGGCAACACCATCGCCCTGGTGctgggcggcggcggggccag GGGCTGCTCACACATCGGGGTCATCAAGGCCATGGAGGAGTCGGGGATCCCCATCGACCTCGTGGGGGGCACCTCCATCGGCGCCTTCATCGGCGCGCTCTACGCCGAGGAGCGCAGCGCCGTGCGCACCAAGCAGCGGGCACGGGAGTGGGCCAGG tgCATGAATTCTGTTTTTGAGACCGTGCTGGACCTCACCTACCCCATCACCTCCATGTTCTCGGGCTCGGCCTTCAACGCCAGCATCAACCGAGTCTTCCAGGACAAACAGATCGAG GACCTGTGGCTGCCCTACTTCAACGTCACCACGGACATCACGGCCTCGGCCATGCGGGTGCACACGGACG gcagcctctggcGCTACGTCCGAGCCAGTGCCTCCTATACCCCCTACCTGCCTCCGCTCTGCGACCCCAAGGACAGCCACTGGCTGGTGGACGGCTGCTATGTTAACAATGTCCCAG CCGACATCGCGCGCAACATGGGCGCCAAGACGGTGATCGCCATCGACGTGGGCAGCCAGGATGAGACCGACCTGTGCAACTACGGCGACTCCCTGTCCGGATGGTGGCTCCTCTGGAAGCGCCTCAACCCCTGGGCCGAGAAGGTCAAG GTGCCCGACATGGCGGAGATCCAGTCCCGCCTGGCCTACGTGTCGTGCGTGCGGCAGCTCGAGGTGGTCAAGTCCAGCTCCTACTGCGAGTACATCCGGCCGCCCATCGACCGCTTCAAGACCATGGACTTCGGCAAGTTCGACGAGATCTAC gatgtGGGGTACCAGCACGGCAAGCTGGTGTTCGAGGGCTGGAGCCGCGGGGACGTCATCGAGAAGATGGTCCAGGACCGGCGCTCGGCCGACTTCTACGAGAGCAAACGCATGGAC GTGCCCACCTGTCCGAGCGCCGGTTTCACAGACCTGGCTGAGATCGTGTCGCGCATCGAGCCCGCCCAGTCCTACCTGTCCGACGGCTACGGCGACG aggAGTCCGATTACCTGACCGAGTACGAGGACGAGGGCCCGGAGTCGCTGCGGGGCGAGGAGGATGCGGCCGAGTGGGGCAGCGCCGAGGCC gaggaggagaagtCCCTTCGGCACCGCCCGAGCACGGCTGGGacccccccgcccgcccctgcGGACCCCGACGGCTTCTGA